A genomic region of Pseudomonas migulae contains the following coding sequences:
- a CDS encoding multidrug/biocide efflux PACE transporter, giving the protein MNIQKSITERIFQAIGFELLAIVICTPLLAWIMDKPMLDMGVVTVVIAALALAWNVVFNGIFDRVLQRFNIAHNAWTRVVHALLFEGGLVAVGVPLIAWWLNVSLWQAFLLDIGVLLFFLPYTYVYHWAYDVVRERMVVRNSCEG; this is encoded by the coding sequence ATGAACATCCAAAAATCCATCACTGAACGTATTTTCCAGGCCATCGGCTTCGAGCTGCTGGCGATCGTGATCTGCACCCCGTTGCTGGCGTGGATCATGGACAAACCGATGCTCGACATGGGCGTCGTCACCGTGGTGATCGCGGCGTTGGCGCTGGCGTGGAACGTGGTGTTCAACGGGATTTTTGATCGCGTGCTGCAGCGTTTCAACATCGCGCACAACGCTTGGACGCGAGTCGTCCATGCGCTGCTGTTTGAAGGGGGATTGGTCGCGGTCGGTGTGCCGCTGATTGCCTGGTGGCTCAACGTCAGCCTGTGGCAGGCGTTCCTGCTGGATATCGGTGTGTTGCTGTTTTTCCTGCCATACACCTACGTTTATCACTGGGCGTATGACGTGGTGCGCGAGCGTATGG
- a CDS encoding LysR family transcriptional regulator has protein sequence MASHEVLQAFVQAATQGSFSAAARKLGRSQSTISAAVASLEIDLDLILFDRSSRKPTLTPAGHVMLQRAEEILAATSRLEMTASQLAQGVEPKLTVAISDTYQSDRFEAALSAFEQRYPDLELECLIAECDDLVALVQSGRAHVAFAEQQESYPPDLVSSTVAERTEIALFVSREHPLAALARIDQDVLHQHRELRLATIVNPYESRAKGRVWSAPSYLMLLEMAQGGFGWAPLPRWLVGRFGAGTLQELNVRGWPKPLFVDALWSQLHPPGPAGSWLLGKMLE, from the coding sequence ATGGCGTCTCATGAAGTGCTTCAGGCGTTTGTGCAAGCGGCGACCCAAGGCTCGTTTTCCGCCGCGGCGCGTAAACTCGGGCGCAGTCAGTCGACCATCAGCGCCGCAGTGGCGAGCCTGGAGATTGATCTGGATCTGATCCTGTTCGATCGCAGCAGCCGCAAGCCGACCCTGACACCGGCCGGGCATGTGATGTTGCAGCGTGCCGAGGAGATTCTGGCGGCGACCAGCCGTCTGGAAATGACCGCCAGCCAGTTGGCTCAAGGCGTTGAACCGAAGCTGACCGTGGCGATTTCCGACACCTATCAATCCGACCGTTTCGAAGCGGCGCTCAGTGCGTTCGAACAACGCTACCCGGATCTGGAACTCGAATGCCTGATTGCCGAATGCGATGACCTCGTGGCGCTCGTGCAAAGCGGCCGGGCGCACGTGGCGTTCGCCGAGCAACAGGAAAGTTACCCGCCGGACCTGGTCAGCTCGACGGTGGCAGAGCGTACGGAAATCGCCTTGTTCGTGTCCCGCGAGCATCCGTTGGCGGCGCTGGCGCGCATTGATCAGGACGTCCTGCACCAGCATCGGGAGTTGCGTCTGGCGACCATCGTCAATCCGTATGAAAGCCGCGCCAAGGGGCGTGTCTGGTCGGCACCGAGTTACTTGATGCTACTGGAAATGGCTCAGGGTGGATTCGGTTGGGCGCCGTTGCCGCGATGGCTGGTGGGGAGGTTTGGCGCGGGCACGTTGCAGGAGTTGAACGTGCGCGGGTGGCCGAAACCGCTGTTCGTCGATGCGCTGTGGTCGCAGCTGCATCCGCCGGGGCCGGCGGGGAGTTGGTTGTTGGGCAAGATGTTGGAATGA
- a CDS encoding RNA polymerase sigma factor — protein MPGVSVKARVEQVYREESRRILATLIRLLGDFDLAEEALHEAFFIAVERWQRDGVPDNPRAWLVSTGRFKAIDVLRRRARFAASRPMLIAQLEALEQADWSDEDVEDDRLRLIFTCCHPALAADAQVPLTLREVCDLTTEEIARAFLSAPATIAQRIVRAKAKIRDAKIPYQVPTLAELPERLDSVLRVIYLVFNEGYSASVGTELIREDLIREAIRLGRLLMELLPEPEVMGLLALMLLHESRRPARTSSNGELILLDEQDRSLWDAGLIAEGCALIERALTTRQFGPYCLQAAIAAVHAEAPTAGETDWLQIVGLYDVLLAAVPSPVIELNRAAAISRRDGPLAGLTLIEGILGRGDLLDYHLAHSARAEFCRQLGRVEEARAAYERALELTQQVPERRFIEARIKALK, from the coding sequence ATGCCCGGGGTGTCGGTCAAGGCTCGGGTCGAGCAGGTCTACCGCGAAGAGTCGCGGCGGATCCTGGCGACCCTGATCCGTTTGCTCGGCGATTTCGACCTTGCCGAAGAGGCTTTGCACGAGGCGTTCTTCATCGCGGTCGAGCGCTGGCAGCGTGACGGTGTGCCGGACAATCCGCGGGCGTGGCTGGTCTCCACCGGGCGCTTCAAGGCCATCGATGTGCTGCGTCGCCGCGCGCGGTTTGCCGCGTCCCGGCCGATGCTGATCGCTCAGCTGGAGGCGCTGGAACAGGCCGACTGGAGTGACGAAGACGTGGAAGACGATCGCTTGCGCCTGATCTTCACTTGCTGTCACCCGGCACTGGCGGCGGATGCCCAAGTGCCGCTGACATTGCGCGAAGTCTGCGACCTCACCACTGAAGAAATCGCCCGGGCGTTTCTTTCCGCGCCGGCCACCATTGCCCAGCGCATCGTGCGGGCCAAAGCGAAAATCCGCGACGCGAAAATCCCCTATCAAGTGCCGACCCTGGCGGAACTGCCCGAGCGCCTCGACAGCGTGCTGCGGGTGATTTACCTGGTGTTCAACGAAGGCTATTCGGCGTCCGTCGGCACCGAGCTCATCCGTGAAGACCTGATCCGCGAGGCGATCCGCCTTGGGCGTTTGTTGATGGAGTTGTTGCCCGAGCCCGAAGTGATGGGCCTGCTGGCGCTGATGCTGTTACATGAATCACGGCGCCCGGCGCGGACATCGTCGAATGGCGAGCTGATCCTGCTGGATGAGCAGGACCGCTCGCTGTGGGATGCCGGGTTGATTGCCGAAGGTTGCGCGCTGATCGAGCGGGCGCTGACGACCCGGCAATTCGGTCCTTACTGTTTGCAAGCGGCCATCGCCGCGGTGCATGCCGAAGCGCCGACGGCGGGGGAGACCGACTGGCTGCAGATTGTGGGGCTGTATGACGTTCTGTTGGCGGCGGTACCTTCGCCGGTGATCGAGTTGAACCGTGCGGCGGCGATCTCCAGGCGGGATGGACCGTTGGCGGGGTTGACGCTGATTGAAGGGATTCTGGGGCGCGGGGATTTGCTGGATTACCACTTGGCGCATTCGGCGCGGGCGGAGTTTTGTCGGCAGTTGGGACGGGTGGAGGAGGCGCGGGCGGCGTATGAGCGGGCGCTGGAATTGACGCAGCAGGTGCCGGAGCGGCGGTTTATCGAGGCGCGGATCAAGGCTTTAAAGTGA
- a CDS encoding YciI family protein, protein MKYLCLVYSNEQELHSLPESPKDAECMAYAESIQGSGRMLAAEALESVQTATTVRMRNGKMSITDGPFAETKEQLAGFYLIDAKDLNEALQVAGNIPAARVGCVEVRPVRELNP, encoded by the coding sequence ATGAAGTATTTATGCTTGGTCTACAGCAACGAACAGGAGTTGCACTCACTGCCCGAGAGCCCCAAGGACGCCGAGTGCATGGCCTACGCCGAATCGATCCAGGGCAGCGGCCGGATGCTCGCGGCCGAGGCGCTGGAGTCGGTGCAGACCGCCACCACCGTGCGCATGCGCAACGGCAAAATGTCGATCACCGATGGCCCGTTCGCCGAAACCAAGGAGCAGTTGGCCGGCTTCTACCTGATCGACGCCAAGGACCTCAATGAAGCCCTCCAGGTCGCCGGCAACATTCCGGCGGCCCGGGTGGGGTGTGTCGAGGTGCGACCGGTTCGAGAGTTGAATCCTTAA
- a CDS encoding YybH family protein, protein MNATHEIETLIDTYRQAVIAKDVEKLMALYADDIVSYDAVKALQFRGKPAYRAHWQECMEMCQGAHKFDFDHMNVVADEHIAFAHWLAHCGGTNDKGETQACWMRVTACYRREAGQWRIVHEHWSAPFDMMSGSVLFNLEP, encoded by the coding sequence ATGAACGCTACTCACGAAATCGAGACCCTGATCGACACCTATCGCCAGGCGGTCATCGCCAAGGATGTCGAGAAACTCATGGCCTTGTACGCCGACGACATCGTCTCCTACGACGCGGTCAAGGCCCTGCAATTTCGCGGCAAGCCCGCCTATCGCGCGCATTGGCAGGAATGCATGGAAATGTGCCAGGGCGCGCACAAATTCGACTTCGACCACATGAACGTCGTGGCGGACGAGCACATCGCCTTCGCCCACTGGCTGGCCCATTGCGGCGGCACCAACGACAAGGGCGAAACCCAGGCCTGCTGGATGCGCGTGACCGCGTGCTATCGGCGCGAAGCCGGACAATGGCGCATCGTTCACGAACACTGGTCGGCCCCGTTCGACATGATGAGCGGCTCCGTGCTGTTCAACCTGGAACCCTGA
- a CDS encoding GNAT family N-acetyltransferase, whose product MTTRLVPYETLNTRQRQQVEAIEVHNEQIKFSGDIHGALHTLLSKPGPGVKGFALLADDIPVAFLLLKRPPVLPAWADEHSATLHALQVDQHHQGKGYGKACLQALPDVARQAFPEIKALELSVDADNEAAIALYASFGWVDSGEAYKGRIGYERRMGLIF is encoded by the coding sequence GTGACAACCCGACTCGTGCCTTACGAAACCCTGAACACGCGCCAGCGCCAGCAGGTCGAGGCCATCGAAGTTCACAACGAACAAATAAAATTCTCCGGCGACATCCACGGTGCGTTGCACACCTTGCTGTCCAAACCCGGCCCCGGCGTCAAAGGATTTGCCCTGCTGGCCGATGACATTCCCGTTGCTTTCCTGCTGCTCAAACGCCCGCCGGTATTACCCGCATGGGCCGATGAACACAGCGCCACGTTGCACGCGCTGCAAGTCGACCAGCATCATCAAGGCAAAGGTTATGGCAAGGCCTGCCTGCAAGCCCTGCCCGACGTGGCGCGCCAGGCGTTTCCGGAAATAAAAGCGTTGGAGTTGTCGGTGGATGCGGACAACGAGGCGGCCATCGCGCTGTACGCCAGTTTCGGCTGGGTCGACAGCGGCGAAGCGTACAAGGGCCGGATCGGTTACGAACGGCGCATGGGACTGATTTTCTGA
- a CDS encoding pyridoxamine 5'-phosphate oxidase family protein, with product MLNSIEALEAIYGQPHERAVRKQIPFLNEDYQAMVRASPLVIISSVGPDGLDGSPRGDTPGFVRIIDARTLAIPDRPGNNRIDTLRNVVLDSRVSLLFIIPGIGETLRVNGTAQISNEPELLESFAVNGKPARTVMLVTVEAAFFHCSKAIVRSDLWNPEKHLDRSALPTAGAFHKRLNDGAFDAETYDREAPARVRDSLY from the coding sequence ATGCTCAACAGCATCGAAGCATTGGAAGCGATCTACGGCCAGCCTCATGAACGGGCCGTGCGCAAGCAAATCCCCTTTCTGAACGAGGACTATCAAGCGATGGTCCGCGCCTCGCCGCTGGTGATCATCAGCTCGGTCGGCCCCGACGGCCTGGACGGCTCGCCGCGCGGTGACACGCCGGGTTTCGTGCGAATCATCGATGCGCGCACCCTGGCGATACCGGACCGCCCGGGCAACAACCGCATCGACACCCTACGCAATGTGGTGCTCGATTCACGGGTATCGCTGCTGTTCATCATCCCGGGGATCGGCGAGACGTTGCGTGTCAACGGCACGGCGCAGATCAGCAATGAACCGGAGTTGCTGGAAAGCTTCGCGGTCAACGGCAAACCGGCGCGCACGGTGATGCTGGTGACGGTGGAGGCGGCGTTTTTTCACTGCTCGAAAGCGATTGTGCGTTCGGATCTGTGGAACCCTGAGAAGCACCTGGATCGCTCGGCGCTGCCGACGGCTGGGGCGTTTCACAAGCGCTTGAATGATGGGGCGTTTGATGCCGAGACGTATGACCGGGAAGCGCCGGCTCGGGTGCGGGATAGTCTCTATTAG
- a CDS encoding GNAT family N-acetyltransferase encodes MTTLIRHVLPTDLDRCFAIETVAYEGDEAATREKIATRIATWPEGFIVAEVDDVVAGFINSGAAFQVEMSDEAFKELIGHDPAGPHVVIMSVVVHPDYQGQGLAKRLMGEFIERMRALGKTSINLMCKERHIPLYAGFGFAYIKPSASDHGGMAWHEMVLAL; translated from the coding sequence ATGACAACCCTCATCCGCCACGTCCTCCCCACCGACCTCGACCGCTGCTTCGCCATCGAAACCGTTGCCTACGAAGGCGACGAGGCCGCCACCCGAGAAAAAATCGCCACCCGCATCGCCACCTGGCCTGAAGGTTTTATCGTCGCTGAAGTGGACGATGTTGTAGCCGGTTTCATCAACTCCGGTGCGGCGTTTCAGGTCGAGATGTCGGACGAAGCGTTCAAGGAACTGATCGGCCACGACCCGGCCGGTCCGCACGTGGTGATCATGTCGGTGGTGGTGCATCCGGATTATCAGGGGCAGGGTTTGGCGAAACGCTTGATGGGCGAGTTCATCGAGCGGATGCGTGCGTTGGGCAAGACCAGCATCAACCTGATGTGCAAAGAGCGGCATATTCCGCTGTATGCCGGGTTTGGGTTTGCCTATATCAAGCCTTCCGCGTCGGATCATGGCGGGATGGCTTGGCATGAGATGGTGTTGGCGCTCTGA
- a CDS encoding GyrI-like domain-containing protein, with amino-acid sequence MDEQADVKPAEPRFEHGHFLLIAGLGGRFTADTTQAIPELWEKFIPEIGKIPGQKSEVTYGICCNPDGKGGFEYIAGVEIDKLDDLPEKYRWVEVQPQHYAVFEHTGSLDQLPATFQYIWKTWLPQSGKEAADAPEFERYSEDFNPKLNTGKLEIWLPLKA; translated from the coding sequence ATGGATGAGCAAGCAGACGTAAAACCGGCCGAGCCACGTTTTGAGCACGGGCACTTTCTGCTCATTGCGGGGCTGGGTGGTCGATTTACTGCGGATACCACCCAGGCAATTCCCGAGCTTTGGGAGAAATTCATCCCGGAAATCGGCAAGATCCCCGGTCAAAAAAGCGAAGTGACCTACGGCATCTGCTGCAATCCGGATGGCAAGGGCGGCTTCGAATACATTGCCGGCGTCGAGATCGACAAACTAGACGATCTGCCCGAGAAGTATCGCTGGGTTGAAGTCCAACCCCAGCATTACGCGGTGTTCGAGCACACAGGCTCGCTGGATCAGTTGCCCGCGACGTTCCAGTACATCTGGAAAACCTGGTTGCCCCAGTCCGGTAAAGAGGCCGCGGACGCCCCGGAATTCGAACGCTACAGCGAAGACTTCAACCCGAAGCTCAACACCGGCAAGCTGGAAATCTGGCTGCCGCTCAAGGCGTAA
- a CDS encoding LysE family translocator, translating to MEFSSGFLLSLSLCLDIGVANIAMITLAMQRGYFQGFALGLGTCVGDLIYAVLALAGMTVLLQYETVRWVLWIGGSALLVYFAAKMIYSAIHHEAVLAQTAEVGHNSHRKEFFRGIFLAMSSPSAILWFAAVGGTLIARSGGGGALSSALFLGGFLCAGVLWCVGLCFAASHGGKLLGDKLLRYSYMASAAIFCYFAVYVILSGYNEFVGAGAVEALHSL from the coding sequence ATGGAATTTAGCAGCGGCTTCTTGCTGAGCCTTTCTCTGTGCCTGGACATCGGCGTGGCCAATATCGCGATGATCACTTTGGCCATGCAGCGCGGCTATTTTCAAGGCTTTGCGCTGGGGTTGGGCACCTGCGTCGGCGACCTGATTTATGCGGTGCTGGCGCTGGCCGGCATGACTGTTTTGCTGCAATACGAAACCGTGCGCTGGGTGCTTTGGATCGGCGGTTCGGCACTGCTGGTGTACTTCGCGGCGAAGATGATCTATTCGGCGATTCACCATGAAGCCGTGTTGGCGCAGACCGCTGAAGTCGGTCACAACTCTCACCGCAAAGAATTTTTCCGAGGCATTTTCCTCGCCATGTCGTCACCCAGTGCCATTCTTTGGTTCGCGGCGGTGGGCGGTACACTGATCGCACGGTCCGGTGGCGGTGGCGCCCTCAGTTCGGCGCTGTTTCTCGGCGGATTTCTCTGTGCCGGTGTTCTCTGGTGCGTCGGTCTGTGCTTCGCGGCGAGCCACGGTGGCAAGCTGTTGGGCGACAAACTGCTGCGTTACTCCTACATGGCATCGGCGGCGATCTTCTGTTATTTCGCGGTGTACGTGATTCTATCGGGTTACAACGAGTTTGTAGGCGCGGGCGCCGTCGAGGCGCTGCACAGCCTCTGA
- the alaC gene encoding alanine transaminase, with product MANPGSPRRFARIDRLPPYVFNITAELKMAARRRGEDIIDFSMGNPDGPTPPHIVEKLVTVAQREDTHGYSTSKGIPRLRRAISNWYKDRYEVDIDPESEAIVTIGSKEGLAHLMLATLDQGDTVLVPNPSYPIHIYGAVIAGAQVRSVPLIPGVDFFAELERAIRGSIPKPKMMILGFPSNPTAQCVELDFFERVIALAKQYDVLVVHDLAYADIVYDGWKAPSIMQVPGAKDIAVEFFTLSKSYNMAGWRIGFMVGNPELVNALARIKSYHDYGTFTPLQVAAIAALEGDQQCVKDIAEQYRQRRNVLVKGLHELGWMVENPKASMYVWAKIPEAYAHLGSLEFAKKLLAEAKVCVSPGVGFGEYGDDHVRFALIENQDRIRQAVRGIRGMFRADGLVQKTS from the coding sequence ATGGCTAACCCAGGTTCGCCGCGCCGCTTTGCGCGCATAGATCGACTCCCCCCTTACGTTTTCAACATCACTGCCGAGCTGAAGATGGCCGCCCGTCGTCGTGGCGAAGACATCATCGACTTCAGCATGGGCAACCCCGACGGCCCGACGCCGCCGCACATTGTTGAAAAACTCGTCACCGTCGCCCAGCGCGAAGACACCCACGGCTACTCCACGTCCAAGGGCATTCCACGCCTGCGCCGGGCGATTTCCAACTGGTACAAGGATCGCTACGAGGTCGATATCGACCCGGAAAGCGAAGCCATCGTGACCATCGGTTCCAAGGAAGGCCTGGCGCATTTGATGCTGGCCACCCTGGACCAGGGCGACACCGTGCTGGTGCCGAACCCGAGCTACCCGATCCACATTTACGGTGCCGTGATTGCCGGCGCCCAGGTGCGTTCCGTGCCGCTGATTCCGGGGGTGGATTTCTTCGCCGAACTGGAACGGGCGATTCGCGGCTCGATCCCGAAACCGAAAATGATGATCCTCGGCTTCCCATCCAACCCGACCGCGCAGTGCGTGGAGCTGGATTTCTTCGAGCGGGTGATCGCCCTCGCCAAACAGTACGACGTACTGGTGGTGCATGACCTGGCCTACGCCGACATCGTCTACGACGGCTGGAAAGCCCCGTCGATCATGCAAGTGCCGGGGGCCAAGGACATCGCGGTGGAGTTTTTCACCCTGTCAAAAAGCTACAACATGGCGGGTTGGCGCATCGGTTTCATGGTCGGCAACCCGGAACTGGTCAACGCCCTGGCGCGGATCAAGAGTTACCACGACTACGGCACCTTCACCCCGCTGCAGGTTGCGGCGATTGCGGCGCTGGAAGGTGATCAACAGTGCGTGAAAGACATCGCCGAGCAGTACCGGCAGCGACGCAATGTGCTGGTCAAAGGCCTGCATGAACTGGGCTGGATGGTGGAAAACCCGAAAGCGTCGATGTACGTCTGGGCGAAAATTCCCGAGGCGTATGCGCACCTGGGTTCGCTGGAGTTCGCCAAGAAACTGCTGGCCGAAGCCAAGGTCTGCGTGTCACCGGGCGTCGGGTTTGGTGAGTATGGGGATGATCATGTGCGCTTCGCGCTGATCGAAAACCAGGACCGGATTCGTCAGGCGGTACGCGGGATTCGCGGGATGTTCCGGGCGGATGGGTTGGTGCAGAAAACCAGCTGA
- a CDS encoding GntP family permease, whose protein sequence is MFGMSHETFLLLDAVVTVIGLIVLITKFKFHPFIALIIAAAFLGLTSGMPIGTIIKAFQDGFGGVLGFVGIILALGTMLGKMMAESGGADQIAQTLIRAFGKDKVQWAMMFAAFLVGIPLFFEIGFVLLIPLVFIVARRTGVSIIKIGIPLLAGLSAVHGLVPPHPGPLLAIGVFGADIGKTILYGLIVALPTAIIAGPIYGTFIAKYIPGHPNQELVDQLARENDSADLPSFSITLITVLSPVFLMLLKTFADVVLPDGNFFRTFMDLIGHPISALLLALLLSLYTFGYKQGIGSSQMLKWLDASLAPTAAIILIIGAGGGFKQMLVTSGVGNVIGNMAVAAEISPILLAWLVAAVIRIATGSATVATITGAGIVVPVVGMIPGVNRELLVLATGAGSLILSHVNDAGFWLVKQYFNMTVAETFKTWTAMETILSVVGLGFILLLSLFV, encoded by the coding sequence ATGTTTGGCATGTCCCACGAGACGTTCCTGCTGCTCGACGCAGTGGTCACGGTGATCGGGCTTATCGTCCTGATCACCAAGTTCAAGTTCCACCCGTTCATTGCCCTGATCATCGCCGCAGCCTTCCTCGGTCTGACCTCCGGCATGCCGATCGGCACCATCATCAAGGCGTTCCAGGACGGCTTCGGTGGGGTGCTCGGGTTCGTCGGGATCATCCTCGCGCTGGGCACGATGCTCGGCAAAATGATGGCCGAGTCGGGCGGGGCGGATCAGATTGCCCAGACGCTGATTCGCGCGTTCGGCAAAGACAAGGTGCAGTGGGCGATGATGTTCGCCGCGTTCCTGGTCGGCATTCCGCTGTTCTTCGAAATCGGCTTCGTGCTGCTGATTCCGCTGGTGTTCATCGTCGCCCGGCGTACCGGCGTGTCGATCATCAAGATCGGTATCCCGCTGCTGGCCGGCCTGTCCGCCGTGCACGGTCTGGTGCCGCCGCACCCGGGCCCGTTGCTGGCGATTGGCGTGTTCGGTGCCGACATCGGTAAAACCATTCTCTACGGCCTGATCGTTGCGCTGCCGACGGCCATCATCGCCGGCCCGATCTACGGCACCTTCATTGCCAAGTACATTCCCGGTCATCCCAACCAGGAACTGGTGGATCAACTGGCGCGTGAAAACGATTCTGCCGATCTCCCGAGCTTCTCCATCACCCTGATCACCGTGCTGTCGCCGGTGTTCCTGATGCTGCTCAAGACCTTTGCCGATGTGGTGCTGCCGGATGGCAACTTCTTCCGCACCTTCATGGACCTGATCGGTCACCCGATCTCGGCACTGCTGCTGGCCTTGCTGCTGTCGCTGTACACCTTCGGCTACAAGCAGGGCATTGGCTCAAGCCAGATGCTCAAATGGCTGGACGCGAGCCTTGCGCCAACCGCTGCAATCATCCTGATCATCGGTGCCGGTGGTGGCTTCAAGCAGATGCTGGTGACCAGCGGCGTGGGTAATGTCATCGGCAACATGGCGGTGGCTGCGGAAATCTCGCCAATCCTTCTGGCATGGCTGGTGGCGGCGGTGATCCGTATCGCGACCGGTTCGGCGACTGTGGCGACCATTACTGGCGCAGGCATCGTGGTGCCGGTGGTGGGGATGATTCCGGGCGTGAACCGTGAGTTGCTGGTGCTGGCCACCGGTGCCGGTTCGTTGATCCTGTCTCACGTCAACGACGCCGGTTTCTGGCTGGTGAAGCAGTACTTCAACATGACCGTGGCGGAAACCTTCAAGACCTGGACGGCGATGGAAACCATCCTGTCCGTCGTGGGCCTGGGCTTCATCCTGCTGTTGTCGTTGTTCGTTTAA
- a CDS encoding gluconokinase: MNHPITALVIMGVAGCGKTCVSEALCELSGATAIEGDTFHPAANIEKMSAGIPLDDDDRAGWLDSLCDELRRVDATGQRPVLTCSALKHIYRERLRSALPGLGFVFLELTPEVAADRVSHRPGHFMPSTLIDSQFATLESPVGEPLTLALDASNHSVDQLAKQAHAWWLTHGLKRAG; this comes from the coding sequence ATGAATCATCCCATCACCGCCCTGGTCATCATGGGCGTTGCCGGTTGCGGCAAGACGTGCGTCAGCGAAGCCCTGTGCGAGCTCAGCGGCGCCACTGCCATTGAAGGCGACACTTTTCACCCTGCCGCCAATATCGAAAAGATGAGCGCAGGCATTCCCCTGGACGACGACGACCGTGCCGGCTGGCTCGACAGCCTGTGCGACGAACTGCGCCGCGTCGACGCCACGGGCCAGCGCCCGGTGCTGACCTGCTCGGCCCTCAAACACATTTACCGCGAACGCCTGCGCAGCGCCTTGCCGGGCCTGGGCTTCGTGTTCCTTGAACTCACGCCTGAAGTGGCGGCCGATCGTGTCTCCCATCGGCCGGGCCATTTCATGCCGTCGACCTTGATCGACAGCCAGTTCGCAACCCTTGAATCCCCCGTTGGCGAACCGCTGACCCTGGCTCTCGATGCGTCGAACCACAGCGTCGACCAGTTGGCGAAACAGGCGCATGCCTGGTGGCTGACACACGGCTTGAAACGCGCCGGTTAA
- a CDS encoding LacI family DNA-binding transcriptional regulator translates to MTSPKNDKNTRTTGRPTLNEVARLAGVSPITASRALRGVSTVATELVEKVQKAALELNYVVNPAARALASAQSHSVVVLVPSLSNLLFIDTLEAIHQVLRPKGFEVLIGNFHYSRDEEENLLRNYMAYQPRGLLLTGFDRTESSRRMIEASNIPCVYMMELDTAAGLNCVGFSQLAAGETAAEHLLSRGRKRLAYIGAQLDQRTLLRGEGFRKALQKAGRYDPDLEVLTPRASSVGLGGELFLQLIASHPDVDAIFFGNDDLAQGALLEAMRCGIKIPEQVAILGFNDLPASAHMVPRLSSISTPREAIGRRAAEQMLTLMAGNTVAKPVQDMGFELKVREST, encoded by the coding sequence ATGACCTCCCCTAAAAACGATAAAAATACGCGAACCACTGGCCGTCCTACTCTCAATGAAGTCGCCCGACTGGCCGGCGTCAGCCCGATTACCGCGTCCCGCGCCTTGCGTGGCGTGAGCACGGTGGCCACCGAACTGGTGGAAAAAGTCCAGAAAGCGGCGCTTGAACTCAACTACGTGGTCAACCCCGCCGCCCGTGCGTTAGCCTCGGCCCAGAGCCATTCCGTCGTGGTTTTGGTGCCGTCGCTGTCCAACTTGCTGTTCATCGACACGCTGGAAGCCATTCATCAGGTTTTGCGTCCCAAGGGCTTCGAAGTGCTGATCGGCAACTTCCATTACTCGCGTGATGAAGAAGAGAACCTGCTGCGCAATTACATGGCGTATCAGCCGCGCGGCTTGCTGTTGACCGGGTTTGATCGCACCGAAAGTTCACGACGGATGATCGAGGCGAGCAACATTCCGTGCGTGTACATGATGGAACTGGACACTGCTGCCGGGCTCAATTGTGTCGGCTTCTCGCAACTCGCCGCCGGCGAAACGGCGGCTGAGCATTTGCTGTCACGCGGTCGCAAACGCCTGGCCTACATCGGCGCACAACTGGATCAGCGCACATTGCTGCGCGGCGAAGGGTTCCGCAAAGCCCTGCAGAAGGCCGGTCGGTATGACCCTGACCTGGAAGTGCTGACCCCGCGCGCCTCCTCCGTCGGTCTGGGTGGCGAGCTGTTCCTGCAACTGATCGCCAGTCATCCTGATGTCGACGCCATCTTCTTCGGCAACGACGACCTAGCGCAGGGCGCTTTGTTGGAGGCGATGCGCTGCGGGATCAAAATCCCCGAACAAGTGGCGATCCTCGGTTTCAACGACCTCCCCGCCTCCGCCCATATGGTCCCGCGCCTGAGCAGCATCAGCACCCCGCGAGAAGCCATCGGCCGACGTGCCGCGGAGCAGATGCTGACCTTGATGGCCGGCAATACGGTAGCGAAACCGGTGCAGGACATGGGGTTTGAGTTGAAGGTGCGCGAGAGTACGTAA